Sequence from the Helianthus annuus cultivar XRQ/B chromosome 13, HanXRQr2.0-SUNRISE, whole genome shotgun sequence genome:
ATAAGACTTTCAAGATTACTCCATGTCTGCGTAGCATCTGTCCATTTCCCGTTCGCTATTTGCAGCTTGATTTTCTCAACTAGACTGTTTCATGACACGGTTTTGTTAGATAAAACAAAACCTGACTCGGTCTAAAGCAATGATCAGGTCTCTATAGCCATAACACTGACAGAAACACGACGATTCATTAAGTTATTGATGTAGGAACACCAACCTGTTTGATTCGGTTAAACCGTTGTCGTCTATCCTTGAAACATCCTTCAGAAGTGGACCCCATGATTCCTGAGGTTTAGTTTCAATGTTTTTAGAATTAATTTTGTGTTTTGATATGTTTTAAAGtctcatttttttataaaaatgacaCTTTTAGAAAGACAACTAAATTAAATAAAATCACCACAAAGTCTTCAGGTGAGATCCAGCTATCTCCTAGTGCAATTCCTGAACATAAAACCAAATAAATAAAGGAAaatttacaagttttgtcctttatcttaataccattatcaggcggtgtcctttttaacgaattttgacaagttttgccttttacaaggaattttgttgcacgttttgtcctttaatCTTAACacagttagattttcttgttaaatcttgtcacccaagggtattttagtctttttacccgtttatttaatattatttaaaagaataaaacaaaatattttagggTTGACTCttgaaataaatgggtaaaaagactaaaataccttTGAGTGACAAGATTTAAAaagaaaatctaactgggttaagtctaaaggacaaaacgtgtaacaAAATTCTTTGTAAAGGGCAAAACTTGTCacaattcgttaaaaaggacaccgcctgataagtggtactaagataaaggacaaaactcgtaatttttccataaataaataaaaaacaatagaATTTACAAGAATGAACAATTTTGTATAAGAAAGATGGTTAGTCAACcaatagaaaaataaaaaggggggggggggataaTATGATAAATGTACCTCCAAGAATGAGCTTTAATCTTTGATCTTCAATGGCTTTGAGAGCAGAAAGTCCAAGAGTGACTGCATATTTGCCACCATAAGACTCTGCCACTATATAAAGAGGACTCTTTTGcaaggtttcatttttgttgaaTATTGCAATCAATAATGTGGTTAAATCTGTTGCAGCTTCTTCATCAGTTTTCACCAATAGCTCTTCATCCTCAACATAACTGTATCCCGTCCCAACTGGATTATCCTATTTGAATCATTTCCCACCAAAGATATTAAACAATGTAATgaaaataaattttataaaaaacaatataatGATATttcatatttaaaaaataaaaatacataccACAAACAATAGATCTGCTTTTCTGAGCCATGTAGAGTTTCTGGGCTTCAAGAAGGAGTCCAGTGGGCCTACTTCTTCAAAATTTCCAATCCCAACTCCTGAAGCACCCTACAATATACATTTCAGGGTCCAAATGAAGACATACCCCAAAATCTTAATTTCACACCCTATATATTGTATATGCTATAACGtcatacggcccgtatagaataatCTGACATGACAAATATTGGgacgtataatgttatacggctcgtatagATGGAGAAACTATTAGGTTGTATAACATTCTATACAGGCTGTTTAACATTATACGGGTAGTATACATTATATGAGGTttgggtcgtataacattatatcgGTTATATAACAttgtatacgggtcatataaTATTATACATGGAGATCAAAAAAAAACATTGTCTGGCAATTTTTTTGTGCAACAATcatttatacggcccgtataactCCATACGGGGTTGTATACATGTAAaggtgtgaaaataagattttaggGGTGTGGGAATAGTGGGAGCCTTTATCAATTATGTGAAGATCACACACACATTTAAGAACTtaaataatagagtaaattacgtttttggcccctgtggttatatcacttttactatattagcccaaaataagacccatggtctctataactaaccattttggcccttatggtctctataactaaccattttggcccccatgatctctagacttaggggccaaaatggttagttatagaaaccatgggggcagatatgttaaaaattcttattttgggctaatatagtaaaagtgatataaccacaggggcgaaaaacgtaatttactctaaataataAAAACAACGCAAATTGTATAAACACATATACTTACAGGTCCACCTTGCAACCAAAGAATTATAGGCCAAGGATTGTTGGGATCTTGAGTTCTATAAGGACTTTTGTAGTACCACCAAAACATATGAGCTTCTGTGTACATAAACAATAAACACCCAAAACACACACACTCAAAAATGTTAAAAGATTGAATCTTGAAATGGGGTTAAACAATTTTTTAGACAGCAAACATTTATTTAAAAAACACATACAAGAATGTTTTTTTAGACAGCAAACATGTATTATTAAACACACATACAAGAATGTTAAAAGATTGAATCTTCAAAATGGCTTAAACAACATAAACCcataaataaatatacaagtaTGTAAAAGATTGAATCTTGAAAATGGGTTAAACAAGAAAACTGAAACTATAAGTCTTACTAGGCCTGACTTCAACATAACCCCATTTTTCTGAACCATCTAGAGTGCCTGTACCCATAGCCAATCCTCCATAGAAAAGTGGAAGAAATAACAACACAAGTGAAACCCATAATAAAGCAACAAAATTGGACTTCCCCATTGTCCAAAAAAATCTGAAAGAATCACAAACAAATGCAGTTTTGTAACATAtataaaacaagaaaaaaaaattaagcaaTCATTGAggaatatattattactatatttTCAATCATCAACAAGAAAGCTACCAAATTTACTGATAAATGAAACTTTTTTCAAGGTTTTtgtaaaaaataataaatgttgAGATATAAGGAAGGGTGTTTGTTTTATAACTGAAGCGAAATTAAGTGGGTGGATATATTGAGTGTAAAGGAGGGTAAGTTGCTATCAAGAAAATGAATTTACTCAAAAATTTCCTTTGGTCAAATCTTTACGATTAACTTTGAATAtggatagatagatagatatataCTTTCTGCACTCAATCTACAATAAACAAAAGCAGAAAAATCCCTACGGAAAACAAGGTTCATTAGTTGCGATTGTGTGTATTTATTCTTTTTGGGTATTTTTTTAAACATGGAGTTACGGTTTATTCTTTTCTTTAAATAGagatattaataattaataaaattaataatcTCGAAAAACTGAAGAGAAGATAGATTAGGGGTATTAACTATTAActatttgaatttgtataaagagttaaatgttattttagtccctatggtttagTCATTTTGCTAGTTAGTTCACAGGTTTGAaacattgtcattttagtccaaataattTCAAATGTTGCAATTTTAGTCCACtggggttaacttcatccatttttttgttaacgagaagggcagtttggtcattttatatggctgaattgcacTTCTAgctaacaaaattacatataaaatgaccgaattgcccttctcgttaacagaaaaaatggatgaagttaactcagtggactaaGACGGCAATGTTTGAAagtatttgaactaaaatgacaatgttccaaacctttggactaaagtggcaaaatgatccaaaccacagggactaaaatgacatttaactcgtGTATAAAAGTTTAAATACATTTAGTCTTTTTACTCAATTTCTTTGAGTTTTTTCCATAAGTTTAAATGTGACGCTTATAGATAAAGTGTGTTCGCTCACCTACCAAACTATAGAATTAGTCTTTTCGGATGAATTCACCTATTTGTGTTGtaatagtggtatcagagccaaaatCAAAGTGGTGGCGTGGAGGGAACCATCCGTGACCTACGAGGACGTTAGCCCTTAAAAAGGGTCGAATGATACTGACTAAAACCATTGCAAGACAGGGGACATGTCCTCACTGATAACAAATGTGTGGTTTTAGATAAAATTGACTCTTTCACCTATCATACTAGTCTTTTAGAATTAGTTCTCTTTTTTTGTGATTCTAAGTTTCTAATGAAGAGAAGAGGCAACCAATTTCCTGCTTGTATCTTGGTAACGCAATCAGTCAAGGGGATGGACTCACAATATGTTGGTGATTTTAACCGCCAAAGAAACCAACGATTCTCATTTGTGAACTTCGATGGTCAGTAGTTGCTCCATTGATCTATATGATAAAATACAAAGTGCACGAAGCAATATGAACCTTGTATCTTACTTTTTTTTTCAATGGTTTAATTGAGGTGGTGACAAATTCGTCAATAGCTTTAAATGTTTACaatgttaaaaaaagtaaaaaaaccattactcttgaacttttttttatataaatctaGTTCTACCATTTTTTAACTCAAATGAACTTAATATACTTTGTTATTGCTTTCAAACATATATCATAACACTGAACATTAATTAAATATTACTAAATTGCAACCTTAGTAGGCATATGATAGTTGTAGTGCTTGAGTATTTGGTTCTGCAGTTATGGGTTGTACCGTTTTTTTAGGTTCATGTAAGATTGTTTGTTGATAACACATGTTGTATGACGTGTTATCCTTAGGTCATAAAAACCCTTTTTGTTGAACATTTTATCTATTTATGaatttattatgttatttaattCTAAGCTTCATTGATCTTATAACCATTACGAAAtgtgttaatttttttattagtcCATCATTTGACGATATCAAATACCAACACAAAGATTACCTAGTTATATTTTTGAGGGTACACatagttttcttttattgatGTAGCCGATCACTTGTGTCTCAAATATCTATGTAGCCGATCACTTGTTTCTCAAGATTTTGTATTGTACATGATATGCAAAGAGGCTTTATAAAGTTAGTGAAAAGTTGATGGCGGATGCATAGTATAGATTCATGTTAAACTTTCACACCTAGTAGTAGAAAGGTAAGTTGCGATAAATAATTTTTTGTTTGATTaatattttgattttaaatttagtGTAATTATATATTTCTTATAAGAACTAGAATTTTACATAAACTTGCATTCATgtatttatattaatattatatttTGAATCCGAAGAATATAAAGGATGCATAACACAAAACTATCTTTAGTATAGCACAAAAGAATTATTGGTATGTCATTTTTTTATACAAGAAGGGGTAGCGACTAGCGATATGTAAACAAACGATGCAAGTATTGTTCTGTGTTTTTTCAGGTTAATGATTGTACAAGCGGGCCTACAACAAGCTGTTGGGAAGTTTCCTTTTCAGTTTTCATTACTGATATACGAATGGCCCTTATAGTTCACATGTAAGGTTCAAGCATGTGCAATTTTTTTATTCCTTCTCGGGTCAGACTAACCATACTAATAGTTCTACATTCATCGACGTTTATTGTTTATAAAAACTAACCTTAAACATTGTTAATTCACTATCATATATTATATaactaggttaaaaccccgtatattgcacggggttgaataaatcaATATTATTGTAAACAAATAATTTTAAGAAATATAATATCATTAATTTGTTACTTGTAATTATTATGAGATTGATAAATAAATAAGTAGATTAGCATGTTGTTACTAATATATAAGTGAGTGATACGTAACATTCTTTGCAAGCCCGTATATTACAAAGGTTGAAtatcaaaaaagaaaaaatataaatgataaactttttaaattaattattgcACGTGTATTAAAACCCGTATATTACATGGGTTGACATTATTTAGAATTGTTAACTAGTTACTtataaaaaagagtaaatttCCTTAGTTAATTATTAAAAAGTTAATCTTTAGTTGTAATATATGACGAACTCATTGCACCGTACCACAATTAATATATATGTCAATTAAATGTATCCATTGCCCTTTGTGATATAATGGAGAGTTCAAATgaaaagaaattttttgtaagaagaaaaaagaagaaatttcaaccaataagaatgttttattttacttcatttaatataagtatttaatgttactataagggtacattggtaaatctacatagatcattaatttgtagtcttcctttttaatagctaactataataatttttttgttacttatcttcaaaatatatattttttgaaaaaaataaaataaaataatttaaaatgtaGGATAAAATACGAGGTGTATacgataaattacgagttgtgtaggataaatttcaatgtgtaggatatattttgaaatatgtaggataacttttgatgtgtgtaggcaaaaaaagttagtgtggaggtTGATAGTCTTTattactaattaattagttaaagatgataataaatgagataagttaaaaaactatttaatgttttacaaaattacactttgttctttttcttctcaattaaattttcttcttaaatgaaccttccccttGTGATATATTGATACGTTAATATTTGTGAGTAAATATTATAAATATGTAAATTAACTTTCGGGTACTACACAAACCTGTGTAATAATTTGTAACTAATTAaacctttttaattaattaattatttgaataatttattaattagtttaattattattGATAAAGGTAAGTGATATTTATGTATTAATTAATTGTTAaaaagtaaatatatatatatatatatatatatatagagagagagagagagagcggttAATGTACATTACCAATAATCCTACATTACGTACGTGAGAATTCTGACCGTCCGATGAGAGTGATTAAAGTGTTATTAATTCTAAACGATTAGCAAGGGGCAAAGTTGTAATTGATCTTCGAAAAGGTTAAAAGCGTAATTTACCTTCATTATATAACCGGCATCATCATCTTCTCAAATCAAAATCCAAATTTAGAACCCATATATCTCGCTCCTATCGACGAAAAATTGGAAAGAAGGTCAATGACGATTACGGGATTTGGAGGTAAACGGATAGATTTCTTAAAATTCTTCATCATTTTTCATCTATTTTAAAGGCATTTGATTTTACGATTGCCGATGCTGACTGTGTGACTAATGGTGAAAAACACTTAGCTATAAGGGAGAAGAGGAGCAAGAAACGAAACGATCCGGCTATGATGGCAAACAACATACCAGGTTTTAACTAAATCTTAACTTTTAGGGCTTGATTTTTGGCATTATGTGTAGACGAATTCAACTTGCTTTTAGTGAAATTGAGTTTGGAACCAGTAGATGAAGAATTTTGATTTGGGCAACAAGCGTTATTTTCAGATTGACCTAAAATAACAAGCGTGATTTTAAATGGGGGGTTTTAAACAAGCGTTATTTTGAATTGGGGGTTTTTGAGATTTAGGTTAACTTGCGTCATTATTTTAGAACACGCGTTATTTAACAGTGGGTGCCTTCAAAacatgttcatcatgtttatccATTTTAAATAGCGTGACTTTTAACTTCGGGGTTATTTGAGTTTTAGGTTAACTTGCGTCATTATATGAATGTGCATATTAGCAACATTCTTTTTTACATGCGTGTTTTTTATATGATTTTATTCCTATGTAAGCAGAAGTAgctgacgatgatgatgattttgaacCCCTAATTGAGCTGACTAAAAGACTCATGCCTCCAAAGTTAAGTAAAAGATCAAAGAACGTAACTgatggggatgatgatgatgttgaacAACCTGGAGaagattttagaaaaaaaagGGACAACACACAAAAAAAGAGGCCAAATAATAGAACtaatgacgatgatgatgattttcaagaGCCTATAAATATAAAAAAGATGAGAGTGGGGAAACAAGATAAGGTTCGGGACACTACAAAGCCTACAAAGACAATTAAGTTACCAGAACCAATCAGGCTGGAACAGAGACCATTCTATGGTTATCATCACGAAGCATTAAGTCTAAGGTGTAGTCCTTCTTCTTTCATAGAAACAATAAGAAAGTTTACTCAAGCACAGATAGCCGATTTTAAAAGCATAGGATTTGGACCAGTTCTTGATATAAATGTGAATTACATATGCACCCATTTAGGATATTGGCTCGTACGCAACTATGACGAGCAAGATAGCACGCTAAACATCGGAAATCATAGGATAAAAATAACACGGGATTCAGTATATGATGTTTTTGGTATTCCGAAGGGGCCAAATCCAGTAATCGAAAAAAATAAGCCTCGGAAGGGTGCAATAGTACAAAAAAATACTGCTACAGAAGGCGTGGATACAACCATAGATGAGTTCAAAAACCAGTGGCCCGATAGGAACATGATCACTCATGGGATGGTTGCAGACGCAATGCAACTACAACCAAATGGTGGAAGGCTGTTCAAAGTAAATTTTTTAGCGTATTGGAACACCTTATTTGTAGAGATTACAAAGTCAACCACAGTGAAACAAAGTTTTTTGCTTGCAATTGACAAAGAGGAAGACATATCGAAACTGGACTGGTGTTCGTTTGTTTTGGAATCTCTTAAAAGAACTAGACAAGGTTGGAAAAAAATTTGATTCACAGTATAACGGACCTGTTGCTTTTCTGACGGTATGTTTTCCACAACATATTGATAATATCAAGTAGAAAAGTAGATTGTCACTAACATTTCAATATTTTGATTTTCATGTCTATGCAGCTTCTATATGCCCACGAATACAACAAAAGGCACCATTTTTTCAAGGAAGTTATCGAAATGTCTGTCATAAAGTATATGACAGGGATTATGGTTGACGACTTAGAAGAGCATATATACAAAAACGGCCCGCTAACAGATGTTGAAGATAattttgaaaatgatgaagaaaggGCTCAGGATGAAACCCAAACGCATGGGGATGCCCAGGCCCAAGAGGTTCAACAGAAGGATCAACAAACACCACAGGTTCAAGAGCTTCCGGTAGCCCCAAACAACGATGAGCATGAGCAACAAGAGGCTACGAAAACGTCAACAGAAGTTGTAAATAAGAATGTTCAACATCCTTCGAGACATTATTGGAAGACCTTTTCCATGACAACATACCAGTAGACGAGGCTGCAGCAGTAGAAGGAAACACAGTTGGATTAGAAACAACGGGTGACCCTATAACAGATGAGTTCACAATACCACCTGTTGATATGACAAAGATCTACAAAAGGCGAAACGAGTGTGAAAAAGATACACACGACGAAGGTTACATACCATCAACATCTGATTTTAATGATGACTGGTATGAAGTGACTGATATTTCAGAATTGAACCTAGTTTAGTTATTATTTATAAAACGGGTATGGTATTGCTGcagttaggggtgttcaaaaccggatatccgaatttcggatatccgaaattttcggataccagatttcactatccgaatccatATCCGAAATTTCtaatatccgaaattcggatatccgaaatttctaatatccgaaattcggatatccgaaatttcggatactgattcggatagtgaatcggatatccgaaaatccaactttttatttaatttttattttttataatttttttcatattcggaaaTGGATATTTtagatagtttcggatatccgaatataagtttttcggatatttttcggatattttggatattttcggatacttcggatattttcggatattcggatatccgaaaaaaatgaaaattaaattttcggatatttcggatatccgaaatatccgaaaattttgaaaatcactatccgaatccgaaaaattcggatatccgatttttcggatatttcgggttcggatatcggatatttcagatcggattttcggatatgAATAGTTTTGAACACCTCTAGTTGCAGTGGCGGACCTCGACTTGGGTCTGCCCCTGACTGTATAATTTTTCATAAAATTTTCAAGCCATTTTGACCACTGAGTAAAATGGCTCGGGTTTGTTTAGTTTAGTACGGTAAACTAAGCCTGGAAACAATGGGCTAACACAAAGCCGGTTACAAAGGCCCATATCACAGCTGTACTTTTAACTTGGGGGTTTTTTGAGTTTTAAGTTAACTTGCGTCATTATATGAATGTGCATATTAGCAACATTCTTTTTGACATGCGTGTTTTTTATATGATTTGATTCCTATGTAAGCAGAAGTAgctgacgatgatgatgattttgaacCCCTAATTGAGCTGACTAAAAGACTCATGCCTCCAAAGTTAAGTAAAACATCAAAGAAAGTAACTgatggggatgatgatgatgttgaacAACCTGGAGAAGATTTTAGGAAAAAAAAGGGACAACACACAAAAAAAGAGGCCAAATAATAGAACtaatgacgatgatgatgattttcaagaGCCTATAAATATAAAAAAGATGAGAGTGGGGAAACAAGATAAGGTTCGGGACACTACAAAGCCTACAAAGACAATTAAGTTACCAGAACCAATCAGGCTGGAACAGAGACCATTCAATGGTTATCATCACGAAGCATTAAGTCTAAGGTGTAGTCCTTCTTCTTTCATAGAAACAATAAGAAAGTTTACTCAAGCACAGATAGCCGATTTTAAAAGCATAGGATTTGGACCAGTTCTTGATATAAATGTGAATTACATATGCACCCATTTAGGATATTGGCTCGTACGCAACTATGACGAGCAAGATAGCACGCTAAACATCGGAAATCATAGGATAAAAATAACACGGGATTCAGTATATGGTGTCTTTGGTATTCCGAAGGGGCCAAATCCAGTAATCGAGAAAAATAAGCCTCGGAAGGGTGTAATAGTACAAAAAAAATACTGCTACAGAAGGCGTGGATACAACCATAGATGAGTTCAAAAACCAGTGGCCCGATAGGAACATGATCACTCATGGGATGGTTGCAGACGCAATGCAACTACAACCAAATGGTGGAAGGCTGTTCAAATTAAATTTTTTAGCGTATTGGAACACCTTATTTGTAGAGATTACAAAGTCAACCACAGTGAAACAAAGTTTTTTGCTTGCAATTGACAAAGAGGAAGACATATCGAAACTGGACTGGTGTTCGTTTGTTTTGGAATCTCTTAAAAGAACTAGACAAGGTTGGAAAAAATTTGATTCACAATATAACGGGCCTGTTGCTTTTCTGACGGTATGTTTTCCACAACATATTGATAATATCAAGTAGAAAAGTAGATTGTTACTAAcatttcaaaattttgattttcaTGTCTATGCAGCTTCTATATGCCCACGAATACAACAAAAGGCACCATTTTTTCAAGGAAGTTATCGAAATGCCTGTCATAAAGTGTATAACAGGGATTATGGTTGACGACTTAGAAGAGCATATATACAACAACGGCCCGCTAACAGATGTTGAAGATAattttgaaaatgatgaagaaaggACTCAGTGATGAAACCCAAACGCATGGGGATGCCCAGGCCCAAGAGGTTCAACAGAAGGATTAACATACACCACATGTTCAAGAGCTTCCGGTAGCCCCAAACAACGATGAGCATGAGCAATAAGAGGCTGCAAAAACGTCAACAGAAGTTGTAAATAAGAATGTTCAACAGCCTTCGACATTATTGGAAGACCTTTTCCATGACAACATACCAGTAGACGAGGCTGCAGCAGTAGAAGGAAACACAGTTGGATTTGAAACAACGGGTGACCCTATAACAGATGAGTTCACAATACCACTTGTTGATATGACAAAGATCTACAAAAGGCGAAACGAGTGTGAAAAAGATGCACACGACGAAGGTTACATACCATCAACATCTGATTTTAATGATGACTGGTATGAAGTGACTGATATTTCAGAATTGAACCTAGTTTAGTTATTATTTATAAAACGGGTATGGTATTGCTGcagttaggggtgttcaaaaccggatatccgaatttcggatatccgaaattttcggataccagatttcactatccgaatccgtatccaaAATTTCtaatatccgaaattcggatatccgaaatttcggatactgattcggatagtgaatcggatatccgaaaatccaactttttatttaatttttattttttataatttttttcatattcggaaacggatattttggatagtttcggatatccgaatataagtttttcggatattttggatattttcggatacttcggatattttcggatattcggatatccgaaaaaaatgaaaattaaattttcggatatttcggatatccgaaatatccgaaaattttgaaaatcactatctgaatccgaatccgaaaaattcggatatccgaatttcggatatccaatttttcggatatttcggatatcggatatttcggatcggattttcggatatgAATAGTTTTGAACATCTCTAGTTGCAGTGGCGGACCTCGACTTAGGTCTGCCCCTGACTGTATAATTTTTCATAAAATTTTCAAGCCATTTTGACCCCGAGTAAAATGGCTCGGGTTTGTTTAGTTTAGTACGGTAAACTAAGCCTGGAACAATGGGCTAACATAAAGCCGATTACAAAGGCCCATATCACAGCTTTATCAATTATCATTCTCTCAAGTCTTAAATCTCAATCTCTCCAATACATTCAAATTTTTTATTCTTTCAAAAGTGGTGGGATTCAATCACGCGTTATGACGGAAATTCGTTCGATATTAATTTAGTTTCACATTTCACATTCTCTCACGTAGACGCCAAAAAGACAACGGAGGGATTCACATTAACATTATGTGTTGTGAAGAGATAAAATGGGAAATATGATGATAAGTTAAGGTAACCATACTAGATTACGTTTatggtttttaaattttaaaaataaataaatagaaaaCCCCCATGCTGCCGACCTGCTCCACGCCTTCACTCCCTCTAGCCcacgtcacacacacacaagttctTACATAAAAACATACATGTTTGATGATTGTGTTCAATCTATAGGATCTTTCTCCGGCAATATATGGTAATTACATTGTCTTATgagcatggttgtaaaaatcccgaatATGCTTTCATTAATCGCTGATTAATCACAATTAACCCTGATTAATTCCAAGCATTCTGATTAATCCCTGATTAATCACTAGTCTCCACCACACCACTCAACTC
This genomic interval carries:
- the LOC110898597 gene encoding serine carboxypeptidase-like 51 codes for the protein MGKSNFVALLWVSLVLLFLPLFYGGLAMGTGTLDGSEKWGYVEVRPKAHMFWWYYKSPYRTQDPNNPWPIILWLQGGPGASGVGIGNFEEVGPLDSFLKPRNSTWLRKADLLFVDNPVGTGYSYVEDEELLVKTDEEAATDLTTLLIAIFNKNETLQKSPLYIVAESYGGKYAVTLGLSALKAIEDQRLKLILGGIALGDSWISPEDFVESWGPLLKDVSRIDDNGLTESNSLVEKIKLQIANGKWTDATQTWSNLESLISDHSNGVDFYNFLLDSGMDLMSMEATEVVRATPRIKYIRYLDSLKSSPDENGDIGLLMNGAVRKKLGIIPNDVKCGGQSSLVFGYLEGDFMRPRINEVDELLSKGVNVTIYNGQLDLICSTKGTEAWVKKLKWEGLKTFLSIDRTPLYCGDVSITKGFTKSYRNLHFYWILGAGHFVPVDQPCIALEMMVNFTRSLVSTK